One Nicotiana sylvestris chromosome 12, ASM39365v2, whole genome shotgun sequence genomic window carries:
- the LOC104239083 gene encoding arginine-specific demethylase JMJ22, with protein MLGSKTLIFKKQKRKRKNGKSIKSKKISVSTKEEKVTKSHQITPQEEEDGEGFSLKASAQSDSHGVQPLGNLYFNPSSHNSRNTGLGNLKTLTDELVLDILGLLEGTHLGILSNVSKGFYIFCNHEPLWRNLVLETCKGGFSFKGSWKSTFVSAYKQPSFPVLSSGLKVRDFYSDYLFQSWLCANLEMKPEWLEKDNIVRRRGISVDEFVMNFEEPNKPVLLEGCLESWPALEKWNRDYLVEECGDVKFSVGLVEMKLEDYFSYSDQAREERPLYLFDPKFAEKVPQLGKDYDAPMYFNEDLFSVLGSERPDYRWIIIGPAGSGSSFHIDPNSTSAWNAVIKGSKKWVLFPPDVVPPGVHPSPDGAEVASPVSIIEWFMNFYNATKNWKKRPIECVCKAGEVIFVPNGWWHLVINLEDSIAITQNFVSRRNLLNVLEFLKKPNACTLVSGTSDRVNLHDKFKNAIEAYLPGTIGELTLKDEEKKAQQKKPSFWESVTDSKAGAFKFSF; from the exons ATGCTGGGTTCCAAGACTTTGATATTCAAGAAGCAAAAACGAAAGAGAAAAAATGGGAAGAgcataaaatcaaagaaaatttcagtttccacaaaagaagaaaaggttaCCAAATCACACCAAATAACAccacaagaagaagaagatggcgAGGGTTTCAGCTTGAAAGCATCAGCACAATCAGATTCTCATGGAGTTCAGCCACTTGGGAATCTTTATTTCAACCCATCATCTCATAATTCAAGAAATACTGGCCTAGGTAATCTCAAGACTTTAACTGATGAGCTTGTTCTTGATATTTTAGGCCTTTTAGAAGGTACCCATTTAGGTATTTTGTCAAATGTAAGCAAAGgtttctatattttttgtaaCCATGAACCCCtttggaggaatcttgtattagAGACTTGTAAAGGTGGGTTCTCTTTTAAGGGTTCTTGGAAGTCTACTTTTGTTAGTGCATATAAGCAGCCTTCATTTCCAGTTTTGAGTTCTGGTTTGAAAGTTAGAGACTTTTATTCTGATTACTTGTTTCAGAGTTGGTTATGTGCTAATCTTGAAATGAAACCTGAATGGCTAGAAAAGGATAATATTGTAAGGAGGAGAGGAATCTCTGTGGATGAGTTTGTTATGAATTTTGAGGAACCGAATAAGCCGGTTTTGTTAGAAGGGTGCTTGGAAAGTTGGCCTGCATTGGAGAAATGGAATAGGGATTATTTAGTTGAGGAGTGTGGAGATGTGAAATTTTCAGTTGGGCTGGTGGAAATGAAACTTGAGGACTATTTTAGCTACTCTGATCAAGCGAGGGAAGAAAGGCCATTGTATTTGTTTGATCCAAAGTTTGCGGAGAAAGTTCCTCAGTTAGGAAAGGATTATGATGCCCCTATGTACTTCAACGAGGATTTGTTTAGTGTATTGGGTAGTGAGAGGCCGGATTATAGGTGGATTATAATTGGACCTGCAGGCTCTGGCTCGTCATTCCACATTGATCCGAATTCTACCTCTGCTTGGAATGCGGTAATCAAAGGATCCAAGAAATGGGTGTTGTTTCCACCTGATGTGGTTCCACCCGGGGTTCATCCGAGCCCTGACGGCGCAGAAGTAGCAAGTCCTGTTTCGATAATAGAATGGTTCATGAACTTTTATAATGCAACCAAGAATTGGAAAAAGAGACCTATTGAGTGTGTCTGCAAGGCCGGGGAAGTAATCTTTGTACCTAATGGATGGTGGCATTTGGTCATCAATTTAGAGGATTCAATTGCCATTACCCAGAACTTTGTTAGCAG AAGGAATTTACTGAATGTTCTGGAATTTCTAAAAAAGCCAAATGCTTGCACTCTTGTGTCGGGAACAAGTGACAGAGTCAATTTGCACGACAAATTTAAGAATGCCATTGAAGCATATCTTCCCGGTACTATTGGTGAGTTGACTCTGAAGGACGAGGAGAAAAAAGCCCAGCAGAAGAAACCTTCCTTCTGGGAATCGGTCACTGATTCAAAAGCAGGCGCTTTCAAATTTTCTTTTTGA
- the LOC104239082 gene encoding myosin-binding protein 7 — MDSQNSPPTTSQVNCCDCGCSCSVMNRSYTGTWLRSVKRKFDEYNENKFMIPGFVLPLNARIEIENECTALREMVGKQQQTIQDLSAELEEERNASSSAANEAMSMILRLQGEKAEVQMEFKQFKRYTEEKTAHDQQEIMALEDLLYKREQTIQSLTCEVQMYKHRMMSYGLTESEADGDCETEKGHFSRNNSMSETINGQFEVPPFDYPPLKCIINENQVYTEVDNEVVDVEKYAFEETPRSCDQLRDLEHRINQLERTPRSTDGDLFKTNILEKVIVGHSPRRTRHLRKFSTDSLGSPFVTTKEINSDFISDSPRFGGSIRKAEFSQTEERSNLRKVDNSSEVGDDMSDRVYTIDSVHQRAGYDGVPEPKASVGMVDDYTPRDSLNHTDFGDPEVTKLYLRLQALEADRESMRQAMIAVRTDKAQVILLKEIAHQLCKEMSPAVRRPSRKPSVIASFSFISVFKWIESFVLWRRKARRCKYMFGSSASNAGLLMLLDKGPRVGQWRCLSSTQV; from the exons ATGGATTCTCAAAATTCGCCCCCAACGACCAGCCAGGTCAACTGCTGTGATTGCGGGTGCAGTTGTTCTGTGATGAATAGGTCCTACACGGGGACTTGGCTCCGGTCTGTGAAGCGAAAATTTGATGAATATAATGAGAATAAGTTCATGATCCCAGGATTTGTCTTACCTCTAAATGCTCGTATTGAAATCGAAAATGAATGTACAGCACTTAGGGAAATGGTAGGTAAGCAACAACAGACAATTCAGGATTTAAGTGCTGAGTTGGAGGAAGAAAGAAACGCGTCCTCCTCGGCCGCGAACGAGGCAATGTCAATGATTTTGAGGCTGCAAGGAGAAAAGGCAGAGGTTCAGATGGAATTTAAACAATTCAAGAGGTACACTGAGGAGAAAACGGCGCATGATCAACAGGAGATAATGGCGTTGGAGGATTTATTATACAAGAGGGAACAAACAATTCAATCATTGACTTGTGAGGTGCAAATGTATAAGCATAGAATGATGAGTTATGGACTCACAGAATCTGAGGCTGATGGTGATTGTGAGACGGAAAAGGGCCATTTTAGTCGGAACAATAGTATGTCCGAGACTATCAATGGACAATTCGAAGTTCCTCCATTTGATTACCCGCCATTGAAATGCATTATTAATGAGAATCAAGTATACACAGAGGTTGATAATGAGGTTGTTGATGTTGAGAAATATGCATTTGAAGAGACCCCTCGTTCATGCGATCAATTGCGCGATTTGGAGCATAGGATCAATCAGTTGGAGAGGACGCCAAGAAGTACCGATGGGGATCTTTTCAAGACCAACATACTTGAAAAAGTGATAGTTGGTCATTCCCCAAGGAGGACTAGACATCTTAGAAAGTTTTCAACTGACAGTTTAGGTTCTCCCTTTGTTACAACTAAAGAAATTAACTCAGATTTCATCTCAGATTCTCCAAGGTTTGGTGGAAGTATTAGAAAAGCAGAATTTTCACAAACAGAAGAGCGTTCAAACTTGAGGAAGGTGGATAATTCATCAGAAGTTGGAGATGACATGAGTGACCGAGTTTACACAATTGATTCTGTACATCAGAGGGCTGGATATGATGGTGTGCCAGAGCCCAAGGCTTCAGTTGGAATGGTTGACGATTATACCCCGAGGGATTCATTGAATCATACAGATTTTGGAGATCCAGAGGTCACGAAGTTGTACCTTAGGCTTCAGGCACTTGAGGCTGATCGGGAATCAATGAGACAGGCTATGATTGCTGTGCGAACTGATAAAGCACAGGTGATATTGCTCAAGGAGATTGCTCATCAATTATGCAAAGAAATGTCCCCAGCCGTGAGAAGACCTTCGAGAAAGCCATCTGTAATTGCCAGCTTTTCTTTCATATCCGTATTCAAG TGGATCGAATCTTTTGTTTTGTGGAGAAGAAAAGCACGCAGATGCAA GTACATGTTTGGATCGTCGGCCAGCAATGCAGGCTTGCTAATGCTTTTAGACAAGGGACCTCGTGTGGGGCAGTGGAGATGTCTGTCGAGTACACAGGTGTAA